From a region of the Sesamum indicum cultivar Zhongzhi No. 13 linkage group LG3, S_indicum_v1.0, whole genome shotgun sequence genome:
- the LOC105157996 gene encoding transcription factor TCP17-like, which yields MRDFRSKNEGENEYNKFPKINTTSTSRPQWSRFRNPRIFRVSSASGGKDRHSKVYTLRGLRDRRIRLSVPTALQLYDLQEKLGLNQPSKVVDWLLDATKHDIDKLPPLPVIPAVNFAQSHQPTALTFHHDQSAAKELVMKMNVERGKNKWIAQENEEGFGGFMAQLSAHNFFPLSNHSTLPTMPYNSSDLNWDSAQNLSLSQFGGGFSFSAQTQENSHSESNLSSVLPSSSQLFFPSVFPPFSSYIGTPSVENDCHFRHLHHLQNVQQNSPMPTSTLRFITSPMKSFSLNADDKSVSSQENGTRKDRRNS from the coding sequence ATGAGAGATTTTCGGTCAAAGAACGAAGGCGAGAACGAGTACAACAAGTTCCCCAAGATTAACACTACATCCACGTCAAGGCCGCAGTGGTCGAGATTTAGGAATCCAAGAATCTTTCGCGTTTCAAGTGCCTCCGGAGGCAAAGACAGGCATAGCAAAGTCTACACTCTGAGGGGACTTAGAGACCGGCGAATTAGGCTATCGGTCCCAACTGCACTTCAGTTATATGACCTCCAAGAAAAGCTTGGACTCAACCAGCCCAGTAAAGTTGTAGACTGGTTGCTCGACGCCACTAAGCACGATATCGACAAGCTTCCGCCTCTACCGGTCATACCTGCTGTAAATTTTGCACAATCCCACCAACCAACAGCACTAACATTTCATCATGATCAATCAGCGGCTAAGGAATTAGTGATGAAGATGAATGTTGAGAGGGGGAAAAACAAGTGGATTgcacaagaaaatgaagaggGTTTTGGGGGATTTATGGCTCAACTTTCAGCACATAACTTCTTCCCATTGAGCAATCACTCCACTCTACCAACCATGCCTTATAACTCCAGTGATTTGAACTGGGATTCTGCTCAAAACTTGTCTTTATCACAATTCGGAGGAGGGTTTTCATTCTCAGCTCAAACACAAGAAAACTCACACAGTGAAAGCAATCTTTCGTCCGTTCTCCCTTCGAGTTCTCAGCTGTTTTTTCCCTCCGTTTTTCCTCCCTTTTCTTCATACATCGGTACGCCATCCGTGGAGAATGATTGCCACTTTAGGCACCTTCATCACCTGCAGAATGTGCAGCAAAACTCACCGATGCCGACCTCAACCCTTCGTTTTATCACTTCCCCCATGAAATCTTTCAGCTTAAATGCTGATGACAAGAGCGTTAGCTCACAGGAAAACGGTACCAGAAAAGacagaagaaattcttga